In the genome of Deinococcus yavapaiensis KR-236, one region contains:
- the upp gene encoding uracil phosphoribosyltransferase has protein sequence MPGPVTVVGHPLVQHKLSLLRDVSTGPKEFRELASELTLLLAYEAMRDLETQPVRLKTPIVEGDFPMLEGKKLAVIAILRAGLVMSDSILRLVPAAKVGHIGLYRDPATLQPVAYYSKVPQDISERRVFLLDPMLATGGSAVAAIDTLKEAGARSIKLLSILSVPEGIEKVHAAHPDTEIVTAAIDERLNDHGYIVPGLGDAGDRLYGTK, from the coding sequence ATGCCAGGTCCCGTCACCGTCGTCGGTCATCCGCTCGTGCAGCATAAACTCAGCCTCCTTCGGGACGTGTCCACCGGGCCGAAGGAGTTTCGCGAACTCGCGTCCGAACTGACCCTCCTGCTCGCCTACGAGGCGATGCGCGACCTCGAAACGCAACCCGTTCGCCTCAAGACGCCCATCGTCGAAGGCGACTTCCCGATGCTCGAAGGCAAGAAACTTGCCGTCATCGCCATTCTGCGCGCGGGCCTCGTGATGTCCGACTCGATTTTGCGCCTCGTGCCCGCCGCCAAGGTCGGCCACATCGGTCTTTACCGCGATCCCGCGACGTTGCAGCCCGTCGCGTACTACTCGAAAGTTCCGCAAGACATCTCCGAACGGCGCGTGTTCCTGCTCGACCCGATGCTCGCCACCGGGGGCAGCGCGGTCGCCGCGATCGACACCCTCAAGGAGGCGGGCGCGCGCTCCATCAAGCTCTTGTCGATCCTCAGCGTGCCCGAAGGCATCGAGAAGGTGCACGCCGCGCATCCTGACACCGAGATCGTCACGGCCGCCATCGACGAGCGTCTCAACGACCACGGGTACATCGTGCCCGGACTCGGTGACGCGGGCGACCGCCTGTACGGCACGAAGTAA
- a CDS encoding aminoglycoside phosphotransferase family protein, with amino-acid sequence MRRVTNRSGLPTLEARCGPLTRLGGGVHSRVYAAGEYVLKVYRNQLGWHELEAANMRRAGLGTWVVDALEADGSQVLILRRFQGRPVTAANVPLALPHLGTFLRGLHAERAGEVDLERLRERLQRFRGGLSGFGLDDLFEAVETPLRRGDLAVKAAYCHLDLWSDNILLNDAGDVLVIDWTRAQSDDPIRDLALLKTGTLDLRPPSESVEMVLSLLPDEPGALTRLRAYLAHTYLHDLYWFLMHEPYEFDKQRAEKVPRARHALEVLK; translated from the coding sequence ATGAGGCGCGTGACGAACCGCTCCGGCCTCCCGACGCTCGAAGCGCGTTGCGGCCCTCTCACTCGCCTCGGCGGCGGCGTACACTCGCGGGTGTACGCGGCGGGCGAGTACGTCTTGAAGGTGTATCGCAATCAACTCGGGTGGCACGAATTGGAAGCCGCGAACATGCGCCGCGCGGGATTGGGAACGTGGGTCGTGGACGCCCTCGAAGCCGACGGGTCACAAGTCCTGATCCTGCGCCGCTTTCAGGGGCGGCCCGTGACGGCCGCGAACGTTCCGCTTGCCCTGCCGCACCTCGGCACCTTCTTGCGCGGACTTCACGCCGAACGGGCCGGCGAGGTGGACCTCGAGCGACTGCGCGAACGCCTTCAGCGATTCCGCGGAGGCCTCAGCGGCTTCGGCCTCGACGACCTCTTCGAGGCAGTCGAGACGCCGTTGCGGCGCGGCGACCTCGCCGTGAAGGCCGCGTACTGCCACCTCGACCTGTGGTCCGACAACATTCTCTTGAACGACGCGGGTGACGTTCTCGTGATCGATTGGACGCGCGCTCAAAGTGACGACCCGATTCGCGACCTCGCCTTGCTCAAGACCGGCACCCTCGATTTGCGCCCCCCGTCGGAAAGCGTCGAGATGGTACTGAGTCTGCTGCCCGACGAGCCCGGCGCTCTTACGCGTCTGCGCGCCTACCTCGCGCACACGTACTTGCACGACCTGTACTGGTTTTTGATGCACGAACCGTACGAATTCGACAAGCAACGCGCCGAGAAGGTGCCGCGCGCGCGGCACGCCCTCGAAGTATTGAAGTGA
- a CDS encoding HD-GYP domain-containing protein, which translates to MFRRPAKQPATSAPAAVPIVNDPGKVLGDLLAKPTLEGVLEAALHQAIELAGGGNLKGYAVVRPGEDRVAAVVGYDRELVGSPLSGPWSSGRARVVADGATELFATNPPEVRAKLDLLGMREVRSSLIAPLRDRNRFLGAIVLDRYGEGGFATLQLEAVTRWATAVTPLVSLLEAREDARALARQLSGVFVEAVESLDFDAVGHSRKVTEIALKLGRTAGLSEREMDELWYASTLHDLGKLHGDDGHAMLGANLLHDVSGLTNARLGVRHHHERWDGFGEPDRLAGEEIPLLARIVAIADAYVRKGDVGALQNEVGKTLDPRLVAVLEKALKDEP; encoded by the coding sequence GTGTTCAGAAGACCCGCCAAGCAGCCCGCTACGTCCGCGCCCGCCGCCGTCCCCATCGTGAACGATCCCGGGAAGGTACTCGGGGACCTTCTTGCCAAGCCCACCTTGGAAGGTGTGCTGGAAGCGGCGCTTCACCAAGCGATCGAACTCGCGGGCGGCGGCAATCTCAAGGGCTACGCCGTGGTGCGTCCCGGTGAGGACCGCGTCGCGGCGGTCGTAGGATACGACCGAGAACTCGTCGGCAGCCCGCTGTCGGGCCCGTGGTCGTCAGGGCGAGCGCGTGTCGTGGCGGACGGCGCGACCGAACTGTTCGCCACCAATCCGCCGGAAGTGCGCGCGAAACTCGATCTGCTCGGCATGCGCGAAGTGCGAAGCAGCCTGATCGCTCCTCTGCGTGACCGCAACCGTTTCCTCGGCGCGATCGTCTTGGATCGGTACGGTGAAGGTGGCTTCGCCACGCTACAACTCGAGGCGGTGACGAGGTGGGCGACCGCCGTCACGCCGCTCGTCAGCTTGCTCGAAGCGCGTGAGGACGCTCGAGCGCTCGCTCGGCAACTGTCCGGCGTGTTCGTGGAGGCTGTCGAAAGCCTCGACTTCGATGCTGTCGGACACTCGCGCAAAGTGACCGAGATCGCCCTCAAGCTCGGGCGGACGGCAGGCTTGTCGGAACGCGAGATGGACGAGTTGTGGTACGCCTCCACCCTGCACGACCTCGGCAAGCTTCACGGAGACGATGGGCACGCCATGTTGGGAGCGAATTTGCTGCACGACGTGTCAGGCTTGACCAACGCTCGCCTCGGGGTGCGGCATCATCACGAACGATGGGACGGCTTCGGCGAGCCCGACCGACTGGCAGGCGAGGAAATTCCGCTGCTGGCGCGCATCGTCGCGATCGCCGACGCGTACGTCCGCAAGGGCGACGTCGGCGCCTTGCAAAACGAAGTCGGCAAGACGCTCGACCCGCGCCTCGTCGCGGTGCTCGAAAAGGCTCTGAAAGACGAGCCTTGA
- a CDS encoding YkgJ family cysteine cluster protein, which produces MDTTRVTTEVRRALQRFDSRAATWISRYTARGGKVYCAAGCFRCCDMPIRVSLAEALVVAESLTPSQFEAVEAHAERVWLNAHESRDGDEYVENHRRSVGFCPLLDRETGRCGAYEARPARCRDTYSAMPARFCAPDGLSSLRRSERRAYEQEVRTNPVMDGTSHFIAPLEDLSVPIWETCATLMRRELGFEVWGDFWTLVAYSRDERFWSALRSHSPRSVIAALKRARLYHPELVQIE; this is translated from the coding sequence TTGGATACGACTCGCGTCACCACGGAAGTTCGGCGGGCCCTGCAACGCTTCGATTCGCGCGCCGCAACTTGGATCTCTCGCTACACGGCGAGGGGTGGCAAAGTCTATTGCGCGGCGGGCTGCTTTCGCTGCTGCGACATGCCGATTCGCGTTTCGCTCGCCGAGGCGCTCGTCGTGGCAGAGTCCTTGACGCCTTCGCAGTTCGAGGCGGTCGAAGCGCACGCGGAGCGCGTGTGGCTCAACGCGCACGAAAGCCGAGACGGCGACGAGTACGTCGAAAACCATCGCCGCTCGGTCGGATTCTGCCCGCTGCTCGACCGCGAGACGGGACGCTGCGGCGCGTACGAGGCGAGACCCGCGCGATGCCGCGACACCTACTCCGCCATGCCCGCCCGTTTTTGCGCGCCCGACGGCTTGTCGAGCTTGCGCCGCAGCGAGCGGCGCGCTTACGAACAAGAAGTTCGCACGAATCCCGTCATGGACGGCACGTCCCACTTCATCGCGCCTCTGGAAGACCTCAGCGTGCCGATTTGGGAGACTTGCGCGACCCTCATGCGCCGCGAACTGGGCTTCGAGGTGTGGGGCGACTTCTGGACGCTCGTGGCGTACAGCCGCGACGAACGCTTCTGGTCGGCGCTGCGAAGCCATTCGCCCCGCTCGGTGATCGCCGCTCTGAAACGCGCGAGGTTGTATCATCCGGAACTCGTTCAAATCGAGTGA
- a CDS encoding electron transfer flavoprotein subunit alpha/FixB family protein, which yields MILIVAEHSNGKLSKSTAEMVTAARESGREGPITILVLGAGIEAVANEASKLAEQVLVGDVASLAQYDATVWAAAVTQIAREGEAHTILIGGSRSGREYSPRVAVKLDAPLLEDVISLKSAGSALQAQRYTFLARVTETVEADAPVIVVTVKPGIFTPAQPEMNGEQYDVELELPQPRVAVTGKSVEKTSRVPLAEADVVVTGGRGVGSPENFATLVEGLADSIGGGVGATRAVVDAGWRPYSEQVGQTGKTVQPKAYIALGVSGAVQHLSGMGKSKFIVAINKDAEAPIFKVADYGIVGDVNEIVPALIEQARNK from the coding sequence ATGATCTTGATCGTCGCGGAACATTCGAACGGCAAGCTCTCGAAGAGCACGGCCGAGATGGTGACGGCGGCTCGTGAGTCCGGGCGCGAGGGCCCCATCACGATCCTCGTGCTGGGCGCGGGCATCGAAGCGGTCGCGAACGAGGCGTCGAAGCTCGCCGAGCAGGTGCTCGTGGGGGACGTCGCGTCGCTCGCGCAGTACGACGCGACCGTGTGGGCCGCCGCCGTGACGCAAATCGCGCGCGAAGGCGAAGCGCACACCATCTTGATCGGCGGGTCGCGCTCGGGCCGCGAGTACAGTCCGCGGGTGGCCGTGAAGCTCGACGCGCCCCTCCTCGAAGACGTCATCTCGCTGAAGTCGGCGGGCAGCGCTTTGCAAGCGCAGCGCTACACCTTCCTCGCGCGCGTCACCGAGACGGTGGAGGCGGACGCGCCCGTGATCGTCGTGACCGTGAAGCCTGGCATCTTCACGCCTGCGCAGCCCGAGATGAACGGCGAGCAGTACGACGTGGAGCTCGAGTTACCGCAACCGCGCGTGGCCGTCACCGGCAAGAGCGTCGAGAAGACGAGCCGCGTTCCGCTTGCCGAAGCGGACGTCGTCGTGACGGGTGGTCGTGGCGTCGGAAGCCCCGAGAACTTCGCGACGCTCGTCGAAGGACTCGCCGACTCCATCGGTGGAGGCGTGGGCGCGACGCGCGCCGTCGTGGACGCGGGATGGCGCCCTTACTCCGAGCAGGTCGGGCAGACGGGCAAGACCGTACAGCCCAAGGCGTACATCGCCCTCGGCGTGTCGGGCGCGGTGCAGCACTTGTCGGGAATGGGCAAGAGCAAGTTCATCGTCGCCATCAACAAGGACGCCGAGGCGCCGATCTTCAAAGTCGCCGACTACGGCATCGTCGGCGATGTGAACGAGATCGTACCCGCCCTCATCGAGCAGGCGCGCAACAAGTAA
- a CDS encoding electron transfer flavoprotein subunit beta/FixA family protein, with amino-acid sequence MKILTLIRQVPDAEARVRVQGSAVDLEGATLVMDGMDEYGVEQALRLKEAGAGTEVIALAVGPKRNEDALRTALAMGADRAIHVETNVALDAIALSKLVAQIASQEDASLILAGGQQADWDSQALGAATAERLGWPQLTWTNGLEVQGDKLVGRHDVDEGNESFEVSLPAVVTTQQGLNDPRYPTLPNIMKAKKKELRKDTLEQYGVQPLARVVGAEIQARARLGKVIDGKDAQAAAAQLLELLRSEAKVLA; translated from the coding sequence ATGAAGATTCTGACTTTGATTCGGCAAGTACCCGACGCGGAAGCACGCGTACGGGTCCAAGGAAGTGCCGTGGACCTCGAGGGTGCGACCCTCGTGATGGACGGCATGGACGAGTACGGCGTGGAGCAGGCGTTGCGCCTCAAGGAAGCGGGGGCGGGCACCGAGGTCATCGCGCTCGCCGTCGGACCCAAGCGCAACGAGGACGCGCTTCGCACGGCCCTTGCGATGGGCGCCGACCGCGCGATTCACGTCGAGACGAACGTGGCGCTCGACGCGATCGCCCTCAGCAAGCTCGTCGCTCAAATCGCAAGCCAGGAAGATGCGTCGCTGATCCTCGCGGGCGGCCAGCAAGCCGACTGGGACAGCCAAGCGCTTGGCGCGGCGACGGCCGAGCGTCTCGGCTGGCCGCAACTCACGTGGACGAACGGCCTCGAAGTGCAAGGCGACAAACTCGTGGGACGCCACGACGTCGACGAGGGCAACGAAAGCTTCGAGGTGAGCTTGCCGGCGGTCGTGACGACCCAGCAAGGACTCAACGACCCGCGCTACCCGACCTTGCCGAACATCATGAAGGCGAAGAAGAAGGAACTGCGCAAGGACACGCTGGAGCAGTACGGCGTGCAACCCTTGGCCCGCGTGGTCGGCGCCGAGATTCAAGCGCGCGCCCGCCTTGGCAAGGTCATCGACGGGAAGGACGCGCAAGCGGCGGCGGCGCAACTGCTCGAGCTGTTGCGCTCGGAAGCGAAGGTGCTCGCATGA
- a CDS encoding acyl-CoA dehydrogenase family protein has translation MIDFSLTDEQKQLQALARDFAKNEIIPIASEYDQKEELPWQVVEKAFDLGLLNASIPEHAGGLGLGMIDESIIAEELAYGCMGIYTILMASELGITPIIVGGSEEQHKKFLSPLLDKPSLAAFALSEPNNGSDAAAMNTTAVLDGDEWVINGTKMWISNGGVAEITVVFASVDKSKGHRGTVAIVVPKDAPGQSYNKIKHKLGQRASLTSELVFENVRVPKENILGGIGDGFKIAMKTLDKTRIPVAAGSVGIARRAMEESIKYAKERAAFGRPIAEFQAIQFKLAEMAMGIETGRYMTYKAAWLVDNAMPHSMESAIAKAYCSEMAFKAANEGIQVFGGYGYVGEYPVEKLLRDVKLNMIYEGTNEIQRVVIARQLLK, from the coding sequence ATGATCGATTTCTCGCTGACGGACGAGCAAAAGCAACTTCAAGCCCTCGCGCGCGACTTCGCGAAAAACGAAATCATCCCGATCGCGTCCGAGTACGACCAGAAGGAAGAACTGCCTTGGCAGGTCGTCGAAAAGGCTTTCGACCTCGGCCTCCTCAACGCATCCATTCCCGAGCACGCGGGCGGCCTCGGTCTCGGCATGATCGACGAGTCGATCATCGCCGAAGAACTCGCGTACGGCTGCATGGGCATCTACACCATCCTCATGGCGTCCGAGCTCGGCATCACGCCGATCATCGTCGGCGGCAGTGAAGAGCAGCACAAGAAGTTCTTGTCGCCCCTGCTCGACAAGCCGTCGCTCGCCGCGTTCGCCTTGTCCGAACCGAACAACGGCAGTGACGCCGCCGCCATGAACACCACCGCCGTCCTCGACGGTGACGAGTGGGTCATCAACGGCACCAAAATGTGGATCTCGAACGGCGGCGTCGCCGAAATCACCGTCGTGTTCGCCAGCGTCGACAAGAGCAAGGGGCATCGTGGCACCGTCGCGATCGTGGTTCCGAAGGACGCTCCGGGCCAGTCGTACAACAAGATCAAGCACAAGCTCGGTCAGCGCGCGTCGCTCACCTCCGAACTCGTGTTCGAGAACGTGCGCGTGCCGAAGGAAAACATCCTCGGCGGGATCGGCGACGGCTTCAAGATCGCCATGAAAACCCTCGACAAGACACGCATCCCGGTGGCGGCCGGCTCGGTCGGCATCGCGCGGCGGGCGATGGAGGAGAGCATCAAGTACGCCAAGGAACGCGCTGCCTTCGGCCGTCCCATCGCCGAGTTCCAAGCGATTCAATTCAAGCTCGCCGAGATGGCGATGGGCATCGAAACGGGCCGTTACATGACGTACAAGGCCGCGTGGCTCGTGGACAACGCAATGCCGCACTCGATGGAGAGCGCCATCGCCAAAGCGTACTGCTCGGAGATGGCGTTCAAGGCCGCCAACGAAGGCATCCAAGTCTTCGGAGGCTACGGCTACGTCGGCGAGTATCCCGTCGAGAAGTTGCTGCGCGACGTGAAACTCAACATGATCTACGAGGGAACGAACGAAATTCAGCGCGTGGTGATCGCCCGTCAACTCCTCAAGTAA
- a CDS encoding M23 family metallopeptidase translates to MRYQGLIVLTLSALLGACGTAPGFPRFHAPTGLTFDRRDDAVLFTASDAANALDFRLWLTRDGTTKRVPLKLTADELVLGAAFEDAETAIVAIRSGNEDRIARLNLTTGEATTLTSGEKAGFGLLELDSLTVTDDRASFLASYEGSEPEADGHGDVRQTVFALDLTSGEVERLDLASQAAKDFEAKRVSNAKNAFRTRAVAPGVAWLAFPKKLASRPVYGSPYHTGNDLYAVDLNRGAGDDDLGDGVIAAAPGQVVFSGWNSQGYGNLVIVRHANGLQTYYAHLSKTAVTTGANVYAGQWIGNVGNTGQQNMAAHLHFMVRDPSLPSGYQSVKAATTSNPTIAFGPSVSGSASTCPVSDLIGDVTYEYRVGC, encoded by the coding sequence ATGCGATACCAAGGCCTCATCGTCCTCACCCTCTCTGCCCTGCTTGGCGCTTGCGGAACCGCGCCCGGCTTCCCGAGGTTCCACGCGCCGACCGGCTTGACTTTCGACCGACGCGACGACGCCGTTTTGTTCACGGCAAGTGACGCCGCGAACGCCCTCGATTTCCGGCTTTGGCTGACACGTGACGGCACGACGAAACGCGTGCCCTTGAAGCTGACCGCCGACGAACTCGTGCTCGGCGCGGCCTTCGAAGACGCCGAAACCGCGATCGTCGCCATTCGTTCAGGCAACGAAGACCGAATCGCCCGCTTGAACCTCACGACGGGCGAGGCGACGACGCTGACAAGCGGTGAGAAGGCGGGATTCGGACTCTTGGAACTCGACAGTCTCACCGTCACCGACGATCGAGCCTCCTTCCTCGCCTCGTACGAGGGTTCGGAGCCCGAAGCGGACGGACACGGCGACGTACGCCAAACCGTCTTCGCGCTCGACCTCACGAGCGGTGAAGTCGAGCGCCTCGATCTCGCTTCGCAAGCGGCGAAGGACTTCGAGGCGAAGCGCGTTTCGAACGCCAAGAACGCGTTTCGAACGCGGGCCGTCGCGCCCGGCGTCGCGTGGCTCGCGTTTCCGAAAAAACTCGCCTCGCGCCCCGTGTACGGATCGCCGTATCACACGGGCAACGACCTTTACGCCGTGGACCTCAATCGTGGCGCGGGCGACGACGACTTGGGTGACGGCGTGATCGCGGCGGCGCCCGGCCAAGTCGTGTTCAGCGGCTGGAACAGCCAAGGGTACGGCAACCTCGTCATCGTTCGTCATGCGAACGGCCTCCAGACGTACTACGCGCACCTCAGCAAGACGGCCGTCACGACCGGCGCGAACGTCTACGCGGGCCAATGGATCGGCAACGTCGGAAACACGGGCCAGCAGAACATGGCCGCGCACCTGCACTTCATGGTGCGCGATCCGTCGCTGCCGTCGGGCTATCAAAGCGTGAAGGCCGCGACGACCAGCAACCCGACGATCGCCTTCGGGCCAAGCGTCTCGGGCAGCGCGAGCACGTGCCCCGTGAGCGACTTGATCGGCGACGTGACGTACGAGTACCGAGTCGGCTGCTGA
- a CDS encoding bifunctional metallophosphatase/5'-nucleotidase: MKNFSRIATLTTLTLLLAACNQATQVGNKPPQPVDVTVLGLNDFHGNLEPTTFTPIGAAAAIKAGGIEAIGGELADARAANKNTIFVGGGDLIGASPVTSSLLRDEPTVYALSELGMKASALGNHEFDQGLQELLRMQNGGCASNDANKACKFDPNYSGATFKWLGANVEYKANGANPFTPYYVETTADGARIGFIGAVTTETPTIVSPSGIAEINFLDEAESINKYVPVLKSMNVDAIVVLIHEGGTLGTNSPDTYATEGCKTLNTASPIYKIARKVDPSVVAIISGHTHTGYNCLVPDPNGKDRIVIQGEFYGHLLQRLDLTVDKANHRVVSAKAANLVVNYDQRAANNTLDFNMTQLLTTAKAKTDAVKNVFVTNLSVPQIRRGFNATKADDVRDVESALGDVIADAQVFATQDQGTQFALMNPGGIRGNLPGSPSTNGGARLTFGDVFAVQPFSNTMVVMDLTGAQVKAALELIATGANATANKVLQVSEGFSYTIDLRPGITGPRVSNVTFQGQPLGDTTTYRVAMNSFLADGGDAFTPFKQGTNRVLLPGLQDVDALVAYLKAKGSTLDGQIKNRITIIR; encoded by the coding sequence ATGAAAAACTTTTCGAGGATCGCGACCCTCACCACCCTCACCCTCTTGCTCGCCGCGTGCAATCAGGCGACTCAAGTGGGCAACAAGCCTCCTCAGCCGGTCGACGTCACCGTCCTCGGCCTCAACGACTTTCACGGCAACCTCGAGCCGACCACCTTCACGCCCATCGGCGCTGCGGCGGCCATCAAGGCGGGCGGAATCGAGGCCATCGGCGGCGAACTTGCCGATGCCCGCGCGGCCAACAAGAACACCATCTTCGTGGGTGGCGGCGACTTGATCGGCGCGAGCCCGGTCACGTCCAGCTTGCTGCGCGACGAGCCGACCGTGTACGCCTTGAGCGAGCTCGGCATGAAGGCCAGCGCCCTCGGCAACCACGAGTTCGACCAGGGGCTGCAGGAATTGCTGCGCATGCAAAACGGCGGTTGCGCCAGCAACGACGCCAACAAGGCCTGCAAGTTCGACCCGAACTACAGCGGCGCGACGTTCAAGTGGCTCGGCGCCAACGTGGAGTACAAGGCCAACGGCGCCAACCCGTTCACGCCCTACTACGTCGAGACGACCGCCGACGGCGCGCGTATCGGCTTCATCGGCGCCGTGACCACCGAAACCCCGACGATCGTGTCGCCGAGCGGCATCGCGGAGATCAACTTCCTCGACGAGGCCGAGTCGATCAACAAGTACGTGCCCGTGCTCAAGAGCATGAACGTCGACGCCATCGTGGTCTTGATTCACGAGGGCGGCACGCTGGGCACGAACTCGCCCGACACCTACGCGACCGAAGGCTGCAAGACGCTCAACACCGCGTCGCCGATCTACAAGATCGCGCGCAAGGTCGATCCGTCCGTCGTGGCGATCATCAGTGGGCACACCCACACGGGCTACAACTGCCTCGTGCCTGACCCGAACGGCAAGGACCGCATCGTCATTCAAGGCGAGTTCTACGGACACCTGCTGCAGCGACTCGACCTGACCGTCGACAAGGCCAACCACCGCGTGGTCTCGGCCAAGGCGGCCAACCTCGTCGTGAACTACGATCAGCGCGCGGCGAACAACACGCTGGACTTCAACATGACGCAGCTCTTGACGACCGCGAAGGCCAAGACCGACGCCGTCAAGAACGTGTTCGTCACGAACCTCTCGGTACCGCAGATTCGCCGTGGATTCAACGCGACCAAGGCCGACGACGTGCGGGACGTCGAGAGCGCCCTCGGCGACGTCATCGCCGACGCGCAAGTCTTCGCCACGCAAGATCAAGGCACGCAGTTCGCCTTGATGAACCCGGGCGGCATTCGCGGCAACCTGCCTGGAAGCCCCAGCACCAACGGCGGCGCCCGCCTCACCTTCGGGGACGTCTTCGCCGTGCAGCCCTTCAGCAACACCATGGTCGTCATGGACCTCACGGGCGCCCAGGTCAAGGCCGCGCTCGAGTTGATCGCGACCGGTGCGAACGCCACCGCCAACAAGGTCTTGCAGGTGTCGGAAGGCTTCAGCTACACCATCGACCTGCGCCCGGGCATCACGGGACCGCGCGTCTCGAACGTGACCTTCCAAGGCCAGCCCCTCGGCGACACCACGACTTACCGCGTCGCGATGAACAGCTTCCTTGCCGATGGTGGGGACGCCTTCACGCCCTTCAAGCAAGGCACCAACCGCGTGCTGCTTCCGGGATTGCAGGACGTGGACGCGCTGGTCGCCTACCTCAAGGCCAAGGGTTCGACGCTCGACGGCCAGATCAAGAATCGCATCACCATCATTCGCTGA
- a CDS encoding acyl-CoA dehydrogenase has product MTSVLDPASHGGLNFALSDDQRLIVQTVRDYCQAEIAPLAPQYDKTGEFPWPQLRGLAELGLLGATVPEKWGGAELDSVTYALCLEEVAAADASVAVIVSVQNGLPEQMLLRYGSDELKRTYLVPLARGEKIGAFCLTEPNAGSDAASLRLSARRDGDEYVLNGSKAWITSGGQADTYLVMARTGGSGARGVSCFVVEKDAPGLSFGKPEEKMGLHAAHTTTVQFDEVRVPASNMVGKEGEGLIVALSSLDAGRVGIAMQALGIARAAFEHATRYALTREQFGKKIADNQAVSFKIAQMAARIEAARLVALKAAWLKDAGQKYSKEASIAKLLASDAAVEVTRDAIQVFGGNGYSREYPVERLYRDAKVTEIYEGTSEIQHVVIARQVLAEFAAE; this is encoded by the coding sequence ATGACGAGCGTCCTCGATCCCGCTTCCCACGGCGGTCTGAACTTCGCCCTCTCCGACGATCAACGCCTCATCGTGCAGACGGTGCGAGACTACTGCCAAGCCGAGATCGCCCCCCTGGCGCCGCAGTACGACAAGACGGGCGAATTTCCTTGGCCGCAACTGCGCGGACTCGCCGAACTCGGGCTGCTCGGCGCGACCGTGCCCGAGAAGTGGGGAGGCGCCGAACTCGACTCCGTCACGTACGCGCTGTGCCTCGAAGAGGTCGCCGCCGCCGACGCCAGCGTCGCCGTGATCGTGAGCGTGCAAAACGGGTTGCCGGAGCAGATGCTGCTTCGTTACGGCAGCGACGAGCTCAAGCGAACGTACCTCGTGCCGCTCGCGCGGGGCGAAAAGATCGGCGCCTTCTGCCTCACCGAGCCCAACGCGGGTTCGGACGCCGCGAGCTTGCGCCTCTCGGCGCGCAGAGACGGCGACGAGTACGTCCTGAACGGCAGCAAGGCATGGATCACGTCGGGCGGTCAAGCCGACACGTACCTCGTGATGGCGAGGACGGGCGGCTCGGGTGCGCGCGGCGTGTCGTGCTTTGTCGTCGAGAAAGACGCTCCCGGGCTTTCTTTCGGCAAGCCGGAGGAGAAGATGGGACTTCACGCTGCGCACACGACGACCGTGCAATTCGACGAGGTGCGCGTACCAGCTTCGAACATGGTGGGCAAGGAAGGCGAAGGCCTGATCGTGGCGTTATCCAGTCTCGACGCGGGCCGCGTCGGCATCGCGATGCAGGCGCTCGGCATCGCCCGAGCGGCCTTCGAACACGCGACGCGCTACGCCTTGACGCGCGAGCAGTTCGGCAAGAAGATCGCCGACAATCAGGCGGTCAGCTTCAAGATCGCGCAGATGGCCGCGCGCATCGAGGCGGCCCGACTCGTGGCCCTCAAAGCCGCGTGGCTCAAGGACGCGGGGCAGAAGTACAGCAAGGAGGCGAGCATCGCCAAGCTCCTCGCTTCCGACGCGGCCGTGGAAGTGACGCGCGACGCCATTCAAGTGTTCGGCGGCAACGGCTACAGCCGCGAGTATCCGGTGGAGCGCTTGTACCGCGACGCGAAGGTGACCGAGATCTACGAAGGCACCTCCGAGATTCAGCACGTCGTGATCGCTCGGCAAGTGCTCGCAGAGTTCGCGGCAGAGTGA
- a CDS encoding NUDIX domain-containing protein gives MITAYGLPGGHLWVGETLVQCARREVLEETGWRVQFAATMFEATVAEFGVRRTLCHSKSASSRRARSR, from the coding sequence GTGATAACAGCCTATGGGTTGCCCGGAGGGCACCTTTGGGTGGGCGAGACGCTGGTACAGTGTGCACGGCGAGAAGTGCTGGAGGAGACGGGCTGGCGCGTGCAGTTCGCGGCGACGATGTTCGAAGCGACCGTCGCGGAGTTCGGGGTTCGCCGGACGCTGTGTCACTCGAAGTCCGCTTCTTCGAGGCGAGCGCGCTCCCGGTGA